The Coffea arabica cultivar ET-39 chromosome 4e, Coffea Arabica ET-39 HiFi, whole genome shotgun sequence genome includes a window with the following:
- the LOC113742135 gene encoding casein kinase 1-like protein HD16 isoform X1 has translation MPVLRSGVRRGRRRKQQEQEAAEEEGQRAQQQQQQQVNNQVEDEGIATRTRGRRAAAAAAEAAAAAAVAVDENLAAAAAPAAEVRGVEEEAVPGEGREEGGDKANMDDYNSGGKSNDKGHAADDEGTLAPLPERVQVGGSPMYRIERKLGKGGFGQVYVGRRVSGGIANDRPGSGATEVALKFEHRNSKGCNYGPPYEWQVYNTLGGSHGVPRVHYKGRQGDYYVMVMDMLGPSLWDVWNNKSHSMSTEMVACIAIEAISILEKMHSRGYVHGDVKPENFLLGPPGTPDEKKLFLVDLGLATKWRDSTTGLHVEYDQRPDVFRGTVRYASAHAHLGRTGSRRDDLESLAYTLIFLLRGRLPWQGYQGENKGFLVCKKKMSTSADALCCFCPQPFKLFVEYVVNLKFDEEPNYAKCVSLFDGIVGPNPDIRPINTEGAQKLIYQVGHKRGRLTFEDEEDEQPKKKVRMGMPATQWISVYNARRPMKQRYHYNVADARLSQHIEKGNEDGLFISSVASWQNLWALIMDAGTGFTAQVYQLSPHFLHKEWIMEQWEKNYYISAVAGATNGSSLVVMSKGTQYLQQSYKVSESFPFKWINKKWREGFYVTSMATAGSRWGVIMSRGAGFSDQVVELDFLYPSEGVHRRWDSGYRITATAATWDQVAFVLSVPRRRPTDETQETLRTSAFPSVHVKEKWAKNLYIASVCYGRTVS, from the exons ATGCCGGTACTGCGTAGCGGAGTGCGCAGAGGCCGGAGAAGGAAGCAGCAAGAGCAGGAGGCGGCGGAGGAGGAGGGGCAGCGGGCTCAgcaacagcagcagcaacagGTGAATAATCAGGTTGAGGACGAGGGGATTGCAACAAGAACAAGGGGAAGGAGAGCGGCTGCAGCAGCAGCGGAAGCAGCGGCGGCGGCTGCTGTGGCGGTTGATGAGAATCTAGCGGCGGCTGCGGCACCAGCAGCTGAAGTGAGGGGGGTTGAGGAGGAAGCTGTTCCGGGTGAAGGGAGGGAAGAGGGTGGTGATAAAGCCAATATGGATGATTATAACAGTGGTGGTAAAAGCAATGACAAAGGCCATGCGGCTGACGATGAAGGAACTTTGGCGCCCCTTCCTGAAAGG GTTCAGGTTGGTGGTTCACCTATGTATAGAATAGAAAGAAAGCTTGGGAAAGGAGGTTTTGGCCAAGTATATGTTGGTCGCCGTGTTTCTGGTGGTATTGCTAATGATAGACCTGGCTCTGGAGCCACAGAA GTTGCCTTAAAATTTGAGCATAGGAATAGTAAAGGATGTAACTACGGCCCACCATATGAATGGCAAGTTTACAA CACTCTTGGTGGCAGTCATGGTGTTCCTCGGGTGCACTACAAAGGCCGACAAGGTGACTACTATGTCATG GTTATGGATATGCTTGGACCAAGCTTGTGGGATGTCTGGAATAACAAATCTCATTC GATGTCTACTGAAATGGTTGCCTGCATTGCAATTGAAGCAATATCTATACTGGAGAAGATGCATTCTAGAGG GTATGTCCATGGGGATGTAAAACCTGAAAACTTTTTGCTCGGTCCACCAGGGACTCCGGATGAGAAAAAACTCTTTTTAGTTGATCTTGGATTAG CTACTAAGTGGCGAGATAGTACAACTGGTCTGCACGTGGAATATGATCAAAGACCAGATGTTTTCAG GGGAACAGTTCGTTACGCCAGCGCCCATGCTCATTTGGGCAGAACTGGTAGCAGGAGAGATGATTTAGAATCGCTTGCTTACACTCTCATCTTTCTGCTTCGAGGACGTCTGCCTTGGCAGGGATATCAG GGCGAGAACAAAGGGTTCCTTGTTTGCAAGAAGAAGATGTCAACATCTGCAGATGCTTTATGTTGCTTCTGTCCACAACCTTTTAAGTTGTTTGTGGAGTATGTTGTGAACTTGAAATTTGATGAGGAACCTAATTATGCAAAATGCGTCTCCCTCTTTGATGGAATAGTCGGACCAAATCCAGATATTAGGCCAATTAACACAGAGGGTGCTCAGAAG CTTATCTATCAGGTTGGTCACAAGCGAGGCCGGTTGACTTTTGAAGATGAGGAAGATGAACAACCAAAGAAGAAGGTGCGCATGGGTATGCCTGCTACTCAGTGGATTAGTGTTTACAATGCTCGTCGTCCTATGAAACAAAG GTATCACTATAATGTTGCTGATGCAAGACTTTCTCAGCACATCGAGAAAGGAAATGAAGATGGTCTGTTTATCAGTAGTGTGGCATCTTGGCAAAATCTCTGGGCACTAATCATGGATGCGGGCACTGGCTTCACTGCACAAGTTTATCAACTTTCACCCCACTTTCTTCACAAG GAATGGATCATGGAGCAATGGGAAAAGAATTATTACATCAGTGCTGTGGCAGGAGCTACTAATGGGAGTTCATTGGTAGTAATGTCAAAGG GCACTCAGTATTTGCAGCAATCCTACAAAGTCAGCGAGTCTTTTCCATTCAAGTGGATAAACAAGAAGTGGAGGGAAGGATTCTATGTTACCTCCATGGCCACTGCTGGAAGCAGATGGGGAGTCATTATGTCTCGTGGTGCAGGATTTTCAGATCAG GTCGTGGAATTGGATTTTCTTTATCCAAGTGAAGGTGTGCATCGGCGGTGGGATTCTGGATATCGTATTACTGCAACTGCAGCAACTTGGGACCAGGTTGCTTTTGTTCTTAGTGTGCCAAGGAGGAGACCAACAGATGAAACACAAGAGACACTTCGAACCTCTGCCTTTCCTAGCGTACATGTCAAG GAGAAGTGGGCAAAGAATCTCTATATTGCTTCTGTGTGCTATGGTCGTACAGTTTCATAG
- the LOC113742135 gene encoding casein kinase 1-like protein HD16 isoform X2 codes for MPVLRSGVRRGRRRKQQEQEAAEEEGQRAQQQQQQQVNNQVEDEGIATRTRGRRAAAAAAEAAAAAAVAVDENLAAAAAPAAEVRGVEEEAVPGEGREEGGDKANMDDYNSGGKSNDKGHAADDEGTLAPLPERVQVGGSPMYRIERKLGKGGFGQVYVGRRVSGGIANDRPGSGATEVALKFEHRNSKGCNYGPPYEWQVYNTLGGSHGVPRVHYKGRQGDYYVMVMDMLGPSLWDVWNNKSHSMSTEMVACIAIEAISILEKMHSRGYVHGDVKPENFLLGPPGTPDEKKLFLVDLGLATKWRDSTTGLHVEYDQRPDVFRGTVRYASAHAHLGRTGSRRDDLESLAYTLIFLLRGRLPWQGYQGENKGFLVCKKKMSTSADALCCFCPQPFKLFVEYVVNLKFDEEPNYAKCVSLFDGIVGPNPDIRPINTEGAQKVGHKRGRLTFEDEEDEQPKKKVRMGMPATQWISVYNARRPMKQRYHYNVADARLSQHIEKGNEDGLFISSVASWQNLWALIMDAGTGFTAQVYQLSPHFLHKEWIMEQWEKNYYISAVAGATNGSSLVVMSKGTQYLQQSYKVSESFPFKWINKKWREGFYVTSMATAGSRWGVIMSRGAGFSDQVVELDFLYPSEGVHRRWDSGYRITATAATWDQVAFVLSVPRRRPTDETQETLRTSAFPSVHVKEKWAKNLYIASVCYGRTVS; via the exons ATGCCGGTACTGCGTAGCGGAGTGCGCAGAGGCCGGAGAAGGAAGCAGCAAGAGCAGGAGGCGGCGGAGGAGGAGGGGCAGCGGGCTCAgcaacagcagcagcaacagGTGAATAATCAGGTTGAGGACGAGGGGATTGCAACAAGAACAAGGGGAAGGAGAGCGGCTGCAGCAGCAGCGGAAGCAGCGGCGGCGGCTGCTGTGGCGGTTGATGAGAATCTAGCGGCGGCTGCGGCACCAGCAGCTGAAGTGAGGGGGGTTGAGGAGGAAGCTGTTCCGGGTGAAGGGAGGGAAGAGGGTGGTGATAAAGCCAATATGGATGATTATAACAGTGGTGGTAAAAGCAATGACAAAGGCCATGCGGCTGACGATGAAGGAACTTTGGCGCCCCTTCCTGAAAGG GTTCAGGTTGGTGGTTCACCTATGTATAGAATAGAAAGAAAGCTTGGGAAAGGAGGTTTTGGCCAAGTATATGTTGGTCGCCGTGTTTCTGGTGGTATTGCTAATGATAGACCTGGCTCTGGAGCCACAGAA GTTGCCTTAAAATTTGAGCATAGGAATAGTAAAGGATGTAACTACGGCCCACCATATGAATGGCAAGTTTACAA CACTCTTGGTGGCAGTCATGGTGTTCCTCGGGTGCACTACAAAGGCCGACAAGGTGACTACTATGTCATG GTTATGGATATGCTTGGACCAAGCTTGTGGGATGTCTGGAATAACAAATCTCATTC GATGTCTACTGAAATGGTTGCCTGCATTGCAATTGAAGCAATATCTATACTGGAGAAGATGCATTCTAGAGG GTATGTCCATGGGGATGTAAAACCTGAAAACTTTTTGCTCGGTCCACCAGGGACTCCGGATGAGAAAAAACTCTTTTTAGTTGATCTTGGATTAG CTACTAAGTGGCGAGATAGTACAACTGGTCTGCACGTGGAATATGATCAAAGACCAGATGTTTTCAG GGGAACAGTTCGTTACGCCAGCGCCCATGCTCATTTGGGCAGAACTGGTAGCAGGAGAGATGATTTAGAATCGCTTGCTTACACTCTCATCTTTCTGCTTCGAGGACGTCTGCCTTGGCAGGGATATCAG GGCGAGAACAAAGGGTTCCTTGTTTGCAAGAAGAAGATGTCAACATCTGCAGATGCTTTATGTTGCTTCTGTCCACAACCTTTTAAGTTGTTTGTGGAGTATGTTGTGAACTTGAAATTTGATGAGGAACCTAATTATGCAAAATGCGTCTCCCTCTTTGATGGAATAGTCGGACCAAATCCAGATATTAGGCCAATTAACACAGAGGGTGCTCAGAAG GTTGGTCACAAGCGAGGCCGGTTGACTTTTGAAGATGAGGAAGATGAACAACCAAAGAAGAAGGTGCGCATGGGTATGCCTGCTACTCAGTGGATTAGTGTTTACAATGCTCGTCGTCCTATGAAACAAAG GTATCACTATAATGTTGCTGATGCAAGACTTTCTCAGCACATCGAGAAAGGAAATGAAGATGGTCTGTTTATCAGTAGTGTGGCATCTTGGCAAAATCTCTGGGCACTAATCATGGATGCGGGCACTGGCTTCACTGCACAAGTTTATCAACTTTCACCCCACTTTCTTCACAAG GAATGGATCATGGAGCAATGGGAAAAGAATTATTACATCAGTGCTGTGGCAGGAGCTACTAATGGGAGTTCATTGGTAGTAATGTCAAAGG GCACTCAGTATTTGCAGCAATCCTACAAAGTCAGCGAGTCTTTTCCATTCAAGTGGATAAACAAGAAGTGGAGGGAAGGATTCTATGTTACCTCCATGGCCACTGCTGGAAGCAGATGGGGAGTCATTATGTCTCGTGGTGCAGGATTTTCAGATCAG GTCGTGGAATTGGATTTTCTTTATCCAAGTGAAGGTGTGCATCGGCGGTGGGATTCTGGATATCGTATTACTGCAACTGCAGCAACTTGGGACCAGGTTGCTTTTGTTCTTAGTGTGCCAAGGAGGAGACCAACAGATGAAACACAAGAGACACTTCGAACCTCTGCCTTTCCTAGCGTACATGTCAAG GAGAAGTGGGCAAAGAATCTCTATATTGCTTCTGTGTGCTATGGTCGTACAGTTTCATAG